The Novosphingobium sp. G106 genome contains a region encoding:
- a CDS encoding helix-turn-helix domain-containing protein gives MEQASGSGRYGPAYSAQMASAIASCTGAISRLDARICVSPVAKAWARRAMWSGYAKALQLQQAEIDEIDVFSWGCGLKVPGRALRTTHLDVYEDFEPWEAALADSDPLAWRDALPLAIGEPAEAADHPPLVRAFDRVRQHARAVGSIVPWLALPFALRDMKMTASPLPCLAGGVKAFRLKKTPQDDDWLAALRALGSSALAGLDRIHALERFYRDAQRAIAEQYRPGALPALLALSHHRPLLSPQAVADRLGLSVAGASKLLERAKEARLLEEITQRRTWRLFLTPDLAAEFGYVEPKAGRPTKEPLPYPVTGILPQPSMHLTKRWQRSTRC, from the coding sequence ATGGAACAGGCGTCCGGATCGGGCCGTTACGGCCCCGCTTATAGCGCGCAGATGGCCAGTGCGATCGCCTCTTGCACGGGCGCGATTTCTCGCCTCGACGCCCGGATTTGCGTCAGTCCGGTAGCCAAGGCCTGGGCGCGGCGCGCAATGTGGTCGGGCTATGCCAAGGCCTTACAACTGCAGCAGGCCGAGATCGACGAAATCGACGTATTTTCCTGGGGCTGCGGACTCAAAGTGCCCGGCCGCGCCCTCCGTACCACGCATCTCGACGTCTACGAAGACTTCGAGCCCTGGGAGGCCGCGCTTGCCGATAGCGATCCCCTCGCCTGGCGCGACGCGCTGCCGCTCGCGATCGGCGAACCGGCAGAAGCCGCAGACCACCCGCCTCTCGTACGCGCGTTCGACCGCGTACGCCAGCATGCACGCGCCGTTGGCAGCATCGTCCCCTGGCTCGCACTCCCCTTTGCGCTGCGCGACATGAAGATGACCGCGAGCCCCCTCCCCTGCCTCGCCGGCGGGGTGAAGGCCTTCCGGCTCAAGAAGACGCCGCAAGACGACGACTGGCTCGCCGCGCTGCGCGCGCTAGGCAGCAGCGCTCTTGCGGGCCTCGATCGGATACACGCACTCGAGCGTTTCTACCGCGATGCCCAGCGGGCCATTGCCGAGCAGTATCGCCCTGGCGCCCTCCCCGCGCTGCTTGCGCTCAGCCACCACCGCCCGCTGCTCTCCCCCCAGGCGGTCGCCGATCGGCTAGGGCTCAGCGTGGCTGGCGCCAGCAAGCTGCTCGAACGCGCGAAGGAAGCCCGCCTACTTGAGGAGATCACGCAGCGCCGCACCTGGCGCCTGTTCCTCACGCCCGACCTCGCCGCGGAATTCGGTTATGTGGAGCCTAAGGCGGGGCGTCCCACTAAGGAGCCCCTCCCCTACCCAGTGACCGGAATCTTGCCGCAGCCTTCGATGCATTTGACGAAGAGATGGCAGCGATCGACGCGTTGTTAG